AGCCGCCGGAAGCGGGTCGTCGCGGGCTGGCAGGATCCACCATCAATCACCTGGAGCGCACGGACAGCATCATCTCCGCTTCCCACGACGCCGCCGACATGCGACGCCGGATGGGTGCCGGCGCGCTGGAGCTTCCGGCTTCCTCCGACCGGGACGTCCACGCCCGCTGGCGGGAGACGGTCGCGTCGCGCCTGCCGAGCCAGCAGTGGCCGGAACAACGGATCCTGCTGACCGCCGTGGACGCGAGCACCGGCGAGCCCACCGTCTTCACCCGTGACAGCGGCGTGTCCCTTGCCGACGCCGTGGCCGCCAGTTGTTCCAGCGGCTTCGCTTGTCCCGTCGGGGACAAGCGATACATCGACGGCGGCTACCGGCGCAATGAGAACGCCGACCTCGCCGCAGGCCATGCCCGGGTTCTGGTCCTCTCCCCGTTCGGCGGCCGCACTCGCACTCCCCTGGAGTGGGGCCAGCACCTTGATGCGCAGGTCAAGGAACTGCGCGACGCCGGCAGCACGGTGGAGGTCATCTCACCTGAGGCGGAGGCGGAGGACCTCTTCGGCGCCAATGCCATGAACATCGGCTTGCGTCCGGACGCGGCGCGGGCCGGATTCGAGCAGGGCAAACGCCTCGCCGAGAGCCTGGCGCCGTTCTGGGGCGCGTCCGCACCGGTGTGATGCCGGGCTGACCTCGGCTGTTCCGTCGTGTCATCCGGCGTGGTGCCGGATCGGTGGTGCCCGTCTCTTGTGGGGGCGGGCTCCACCCCTCTGCTGGTCCGGTGGGGTGGGGGTGTGATCAGTCTGCTGGGTGGCCGGTTAAACGCGGACAGCCCCTGTGGGTGTGGGGGCTGTGGTTTTGGGGTGGGGGGTGGGTGTGGGCCCCGGCCCGGGTGGGTGGTTAAAGGCGAACAGCCCCCGTGCTCGTGTTGGTGGTGGGGGCTGTTTTGTTGGTGGTGCAGTGATGGCCCGGGCGTCGTTGCTCGGGCCATCCTGGGTGGTTGTGTCCGGCGGTGTCCTACTCTCCCACACCCTCGCGAGTGCAGTACCATCGGCGCTGTGGGTCTTAGCTTCCGGGTTCGGAATGGGACCGGGCGTTTCCCCCACGCTATGACCGCCGTAACTCTTTCAAACTCCCCACCAGGGGGTGGGGGTTGGTTTGTAAGGGTCACTGGATCGTTTCCGTGACACGCAACACCAACCAGTGGATCCCTTGTGGGGGTGGTGGTGTTGCTTATTCAATTATCTGGTTCCCTCGGGTCAAACTGGTGGGTTTGTTGTTTGGGGACCGCATGGTGGACGCGTAGCACAGTTCTTTCACCCACACCCGGGGGGGTGTGGTGTGTGGTCAGGTTGTCGGCTTATTAGTACCGGTCAGCTTCACAGGTCGTTAGTCCCTGCTTCCACGTCCGGCCTATCAACCCAGTGGTCTGCTGGGAGCCTCTCGACCCCGAAGGGTCATGGAAATCTTATCTTGAAGCGGGCTTCCCGCTTAGATGCTTTCAGCGGTTATCCCATCCGAACGTAGCCAATCAGCGGTGCACTTGGCAGTACAACTGACACACCAGAGGTTCGTCCGTCCCGGTCCTCTCGTACTAAGGACAGCCCTTCTCAAATTTCCTGCGCGCGCAGCGGATAGGGACCGAACTGTCTCACGACGTTCTAAACCCAGCTCGCGTACCGCTTTAATGGGCGAACAGCCCAACCCTTGGGACCTACTCCAGCCCCAGGATGCGACGAGCCGACATCGAGGTGCCAAACCATGCCGTCGATATGGACTCTTGGGCAAGATCAGCCTGTTATCCCCGAGGTACCTTTTATCCGTTGAGCGACGGCCATTCCACAATGTACCGCCGGATCACTAGTCCCGACTTTCGTCCCTGCTCGAGATGTCTCTCTCACAGTCAAGCTCCCTTGTGCACTTACACTCGACACCTGATTGCCAACCAGGCTGAGGGAACCTTTGGGCGCCTCCGTTACTTTTTAGGAGGCAACCGCCCCAGTTAAACTACCCATCAGGCACTGTCCCTGACCCAGATCATGGGCCGAAGTTAGATGTCCAAAGTGACCAGAGTGGTATTTCAACGATGACTCCACGAACACTGGCGTGTCCGCTTCACAGTCTCCCACCTATCCTACACAAGCCACTCCGAACACCAATACCAAACTATAGTAAAGGTCTCGGGGTCTTTCCGTCCTGCTGCGCGTAACGAGCATCTTTACTCGTAGTGCAATTTCGCCGAGTTCATGGTTGAGACAGTAGGGAAGTCGTTACTCCATTCGTGCAGGTCGGAACTTACCCGACAAGGAATTTCGCTACCTTAGGATGGTTATAGTTACCACCGCCGTTTACTGGGGCTTAAATTCCCGGCTTCACACCAAAGTGTTGACCGGTCCTCTTAACCTTCCAGCACCGGGCAGGAGTCAGTCCGTATACATCGTCTTGCGACTTCGCACGGACCTGTGTTTTTAGTAAACAGTCGCTTCCCCCTGGTCTCTGCGGCCCTTATCCGCTCCGAGGAGCAAGTCCTCTTCACAGTCCGGGCCCCCCTTCTCCCGAAGTTACGGGGGCATTTTGCCGAGTTCCTTAACCATGATTCTCTCGATCGCCTTAGTATTCTCTACC
This portion of the Arthrobacter woluwensis genome encodes:
- a CDS encoding patatin-like phospholipase family protein, which encodes MHHDISSDSPAATRASNPSGGRALVLGGGGSTGNAWLLGVIAGLADAGLTVTDADLIIGTSAGATAAAQLTGADPAELYEASLTPLPVRRPQPPEAGRRGLAGSTINHLERTDSIISASHDAADMRRRMGAGALELPASSDRDVHARWRETVASRLPSQQWPEQRILLTAVDASTGEPTVFTRDSGVSLADAVAASCSSGFACPVGDKRYIDGGYRRNENADLAAGHARVLVLSPFGGRTRTPLEWGQHLDAQVKELRDAGSTVEVISPEAEAEDLFGANAMNIGLRPDAARAGFEQGKRLAESLAPFWGASAPV